Genomic DNA from Caldicellulosiruptor hydrothermalis 108:
ACGGCAGCCTTTTCCTTTTGAGATGACTGGCGGGGTAATACTCAAATTTTTAAAGGCACGAATTGGACTGTTAACCCCGCCTGGTATATATCTTTTGGTCTTGTCAAATACTTCTTTACTTTTGTCAAGTCTCATTTTTAAAGCTCCTTTCCATTCAATATCCTTGCAGCTTCTAAAGCATGGTATGTTATAATCGCATCAGCACCTGCCCTCTTTATTGCAGTCAATATCTCAATTACAACCTCTTCTTCATTCAAAAAACCCAATTTGCCTGCACTTTTTACCATGGCATACTCGCCGCTAACATTATAAGCTATAATAGGAATATTGAATTTCTCTTTTGCCACAGAAATTACATCAAGTGATGTCAAGGCAGGTTTTATAATTACAGCATCGGCGCCTTCTAAAATGTCAGCTTCTATCTCTCGCAGAGCTTCTCTTTTGTTTTGATATGGCATTTGATAACTTTTTCTGTCGCCAAAAGCAGGCCGTGAGTTTGCTACATCTCTAAATGGTGCATAAAGTGAGGAGGCAAACTTTGCACTGTATGGTATGATGGGAGTATAAACAAATCCGTGACTGTCAAGCTTTTTTCGGATAGCGGCAACCCTTCCGTCCATCATATCAGATGGACAAATTATGTCTGCCCCTGCTTTTGCATAAGATAATGCTATCTCGCCTAAAACCTCTATTGTCTTATCATTATCTATTTTATCACCTTTCAAAATACCACAATGTCCATGTGATGTGTACTCACAAAGGCACACATCTGCAAACACCAATATATCTTCGGAATATTCTTTTATTTTCCTTATTGCCTGCTGGACTGCCCCATCATCCTTGGTAGCATAACTGCCCATCTCATCTTTCTGTGAAGTCACACCAAATAAAATTACACCGCCAATGTCAGCTTTCTTGATCTCATCCAAAATTTCATGTAGTCTGTCAACAGATACCTTCACAATGCCATCTAATTGCGGCATTCTTTCAAACACGTTTTTACCATCATCAACAAACAGGGGAAAAATAAACCCTTTGCTGTAAAGTCTTGTTTCATAAAAAAGTTCTCTTAAAGCCTTAGTCTGTCTTAACCTTCTCAATCTTTTAAACTC
This window encodes:
- the hemB gene encoding porphobilinogen synthase, with product MEFKRLRRLRQTKALRELFYETRLYSKGFIFPLFVDDGKNVFERMPQLDGIVKVSVDRLHEILDEIKKADIGGVILFGVTSQKDEMGSYATKDDGAVQQAIRKIKEYSEDILVFADVCLCEYTSHGHCGILKGDKIDNDKTIEVLGEIALSYAKAGADIICPSDMMDGRVAAIRKKLDSHGFVYTPIIPYSAKFASSLYAPFRDVANSRPAFGDRKSYQMPYQNKREALREIEADILEGADAVIIKPALTSLDVISVAKEKFNIPIIAYNVSGEYAMVKSAGKLGFLNEEEVVIEILTAIKRAGADAIITYHALEAARILNGKEL